Genomic DNA from Patescibacteria group bacterium:
TTTTAATGCCATCAGGCACAATAATAAACTCCTGCATGTCTAAGTTCGTATCCGCATGCCGTCCCCCGTTAAACACGTTCATGAGCGGAGTTGGAAGATTCCAAGTCTTGTGGTTAATACCAAATATTGCCCGCAGATGAACATATAACGGAGTGCCAGCTCGACGAGCTCCGGCGTGCACACAAGCCATCGATACACCAAGAATCGCGTTAGCACCCAGCTTGGCCTTGTTATCAGTCCCGTCAAGAACTCTCATTACATCGTCAATCTTCCGCACATCAAAAACGTCCATTCCACGAATAGCTTTTGCAATGGGACCGTTCACGTTATTCACGGCCTTCATGACGCCAAGGCCTCGATACCGCTTCTTGTCGCCATCGCGGAGTTCAAGCGCCTCATGTACCCCCGTTGACGCACCCGAAGGAACCGAAGCCGATCCCCTCGTGCCATTTCTGAGCGTAACCGTAACGTTGACCGTCGGATTTCCACGGGAGTCCAGAATCTCATGAGCGTGAACCTCGGAAATCCTGTCTAACATATTTATTCGATGGCAAACTCGATCTGCACGGTCTTAGAAACCTCGGTCTGACCGGGCTGCAAACTAGGAGCCTCGCCAGCACCGCCCATGGCTTTCATACTATCAAAAGCGTAAGGATAGGGAGACGGTGAATTGTCATATTCTGAATAAGAAATTACGCCGCCAAGTCTAGCGTGCATAGCAGTTGCGATAGCCGCTGCCTGTTCATAGGCTTTAGCGATGGCATTCTTACGAGCTTCCGCCTCTACCGCGGCCGGTTCCTCAACCGTATATCGTAAACCGCTGATGTTAGTCGCGCCGAGCGACAAAACTTTAGCTAAAACGCTGCCGGCAATATCAGTATTACGAATTTTAACCGTCAGGGTCTCATTCGCGTCATAACCAACAACTCTGGCAGGAGAAACGTCATAGTCATAGGACGGATTAACGCTGTAATTGGAAGTTTGGATATCCTTAGCATCTACGCCGAGCGCTTTCACCGCTGCAATAATCGCGTTAGCCTTACTGGCGTTATCAAATCCCGCTTTATCCGGAGTGCTCGCCGTATTGCTCACACCCAGGTCTACCGTAGCCACGTCGGGAGCAACACTGGCTGTATCAGTCGCTGACACAGAAATAGATGGCGGCTGACGATCAGCAACTCCAATTCTATTTGTCTCAGCCAAGGACTTCCTAATCAGCACGCCCGTATACACAATTCCGTAGACAAGAAAAATAGCGAGCAGAAGCGCAAACAATTTATTCTCACTCCACTGCGGCCAAAATCCGCCCGAAGATTCTTTAGGCATAAAACGTAAAGAAAAAAGTATTAAAGCGTAAAGTACTAAGTGAATAATACCATCTATGCCTGGAGAGCTTCGAGTCCGGGGAGTTTTTCTCCAGACAGAAGGGCGAGCATAGCACCGCCACCCGTCGACACATGCGTGAAGCCCTTGAGGAGATCCAATGACTCAAGAAACTCGACGGTGTCTCCCCCGCCAACGATTGCAGTTTTTGGCAGAGCGTCACCAATAGCTTTGGCAACAGCCTTAGTTCCCGCTCGAGCCCCAGGTTCTTCGATTATGCCCATCGGGCCATTCCAGAGGACGCTCATCGCGCCGGCAATTTTTAATGCATACAACTCAGTCGTCTTAGGGCCGATGTCGATCACGCGTGAAGCACCCTCTATGTGCAGGTCCTCGGGCAGAATAATTTTCTCCATGTATCTTCGTAACAGACTCTCCGCCGCCTTCACGTCTTCTACTTTCATGTCTTTCTTCACTTTCTCGGGAAGTGGTCTATCAAGCGCATGCAAGAGCGGCAAACAGAGCGCTCCGCCCACGAGAACGACATCCGCCGGCTCGGCCAGGTGTTCGACTAGCGGCAACTTCGTCGCAAGCTTGGCCCCGCCGAGCACAACGACGTATGGATGACTGTGCTGCTTCTCGAGCGTCCTTACTTCACGAACAACGAGTTCGCCCGCAAAGCTCGGAAGCTCGCGGGTAATGGCGTCGACCGACGCATGCGCCCGATGACACACGCCAAAGGCGTTATTCACGTACACATCCGCCAAGCGCGCGAGGGATTTTGCGAAAGCAACGCTATTTTCTTCTTCGCCAGGATCAAAACGTAGATTTTCGAGCATGAGAATCTCGCCTGCGTCAGCACCAAGCACCTCGCGCTCGACAGCCTGCCCGACGATACCAGATAACACGCGCACAGGCTTGCCAAGCTTCTCCGCGAGCAGTCTAGCAATGGGCACAACCGACAATTGATCGTCGACTTTTCCGCCGGGGTCGCCGAGATGCGTCGCCAAGATGATTCGGGCTCCATGCGCCCTAAGCTTCACAATCTCCGGAATCGTTTGTTGCAACCGCCCATACGCGCCATCCTTTGCCTGGCCTCGAACCACCGGGACATTACCGTCGATACGCAAAAAGACCCGCGTGCCTAATGTAATATCGGAAGATGTCCAAGTTCGGAGATGCATAACTAATCATTCTTATTATACAAAACAATTCCTTTTAGCCATTTCCGCAGGGCGTATGGCCAAGGGAGGATAGAAAAGAAATAGCGGCCATCAACTAGCCGACGAAGATAAAAGGCTAGCGGGCCTTTAATAGAAAGGCCAAAGACGTAACCAACGCCGTATGTACCGCCAACGGCAATCAAAGAATCCCAACGCGCTCTAAAGGGATACGCCGTCATCGAACGACCGGTGAGTTGCGCAATAAGATTCTTAGCGATCCATTTCGCTTGAGCAACTCCGCTCTGCGCAGTCATTGGCTCGACTGAATTAGAAAGCGGATTCATAAGCGAAGCACAGTCCCCGGCGCAATAGACATTCTTCTTACCCTTCACGGCAAACATCGGATCAACCAGAATTCTGCCTTTTGGATCCAGTGGCAGACCCAGGCTCTTGATAACAGAAACCGGCGCGACTCCCCCGCTCCAAATCGCCAAATCACAGGGATGAACCATGGCGTCACCCGCGGCATTCTTGAGCTCAATTACTTTCTGGTTAACAGACATAACCGCCAGATTGCACAGCACATTAACACCTAGTTTTTCTAAACGCTTCGTAGCTGCGCGCGTTAGCGAATCCGGAAAGGCCCCGAGCGGACATTTTCTATCGATCAATGACACTTTTACTGCGCCAGTTGCAAGCTCGCCACGTTCTATTTGTTTTCGAATAGACATCATGAACTCACCGGCAAATTCAACTCCGGTTGGTCCGGCGCCGATAATAGAAATGTTCTTTTGGTTAGCTGATGAAGCATCAACCAGCAAATCCCTAACCTGTCTCTCAATATCTACCGCATCAGATGCAGATTTCAGCGGCGAACAATGTTCCGGCAAGCCGGGAATACCGAAATAATTAGACTCAGTTCCGAGCGCAATAATCAAAATGCTATAACGAACTGTTAAACCGTCAGCCAGAAATACTGAACGCGATCGAAAATCAACACCGGTAATCGCTTCCTGGCGAAAACGGACATCCTTGTATCCCGGGATCCCCACAAATGGCACGCTCGCCGAAGTGTAGAGCTGGCAACGGCCCTTCCGACCATCATTCCTCGACAAATAGCCTGAGCTCACCTCATACAGCCAGGGTGTATAGGTGTGCGACGAAGATTTATCGATCACAGTCACTTCACAAGACTTCCCAACCACCCCCGCTTTAACAAGTCTCCGCGCCAAAGTAAGGCCGACAAAGCCCCCGCCTAAAATAACAATATTCTCCTTCTGGCTCATATGTTAGGAAAAGAGGAACTTAACGACCGCACTGGGGTTTTTAATGTTACGAAGAATCAAACCGTTGAGTCCGAAGGCGTTACCCAGACCGCCAGCAAGTCCCATAAGGGCCACACTCACTACTATAAGCTGTGGCCAGATGAGCATCTTCAGCATGGGGAGCGGCATAAGCATAATATCGAGCACGATCAAGGCCAGGAGCACGACTAGGCTAGCGGGTCTCACAAGAAGTCCGGCGATGAATAGAACACCGATCACGAGCGCGAATGGTTCAAGCCAAAATAGAAACGTGGTGTGATAAGACATGACGAGTATAGC
This window encodes:
- a CDS encoding SIMPL domain-containing protein (The SIMPL domain is named for its presence in mouse protein SIMPL (signalling molecule that associates with mouse pelle-like kinase). Bacterial member BP26, from Brucella, was shown to assemble into a channel-like structure, while YggE from E. coli has been associated with resistance to oxidative stress.), which translates into the protein MPKESSGGFWPQWSENKLFALLLAIFLVYGIVYTGVLIRKSLAETNRIGVADRQPPSISVSATDTASVAPDVATVDLGVSNTASTPDKAGFDNASKANAIIAAVKALGVDAKDIQTSNYSVNPSYDYDVSPARVVGYDANETLTVKIRNTDIAGSVLAKVLSLGATNISGLRYTVEEPAAVEAEARKNAIAKAYEQAAAIATAMHARLGGVISYSEYDNSPSPYPYAFDSMKAMGGAGEAPSLQPGQTEVSKTVQIEFAIE
- a CDS encoding phosphoglycerate kinase — protein: MHLRTWTSSDITLGTRVFLRIDGNVPVVRGQAKDGAYGRLQQTIPEIVKLRAHGARIILATHLGDPGGKVDDQLSVVPIARLLAEKLGKPVRVLSGIVGQAVEREVLGADAGEILMLENLRFDPGEEENSVAFAKSLARLADVYVNNAFGVCHRAHASVDAITRELPSFAGELVVREVRTLEKQHSHPYVVVLGGAKLATKLPLVEHLAEPADVVLVGGALCLPLLHALDRPLPEKVKKDMKVEDVKAAESLLRRYMEKIILPEDLHIEGASRVIDIGPKTTELYALKIAGAMSVLWNGPMGIIEEPGARAGTKAVAKAIGDALPKTAIVGGGDTVEFLESLDLLKGFTHVSTGGGAMLALLSGEKLPGLEALQA
- a CDS encoding NAD(P)/FAD-dependent oxidoreductase is translated as MSQKENIVILGGGFVGLTLARRLVKAGVVGKSCEVTVIDKSSSHTYTPWLYEVSSGYLSRNDGRKGRCQLYTSASVPFVGIPGYKDVRFRQEAITGVDFRSRSVFLADGLTVRYSILIIALGTESNYFGIPGLPEHCSPLKSASDAVDIERQVRDLLVDASSANQKNISIIGAGPTGVEFAGEFMMSIRKQIERGELATGAVKVSLIDRKCPLGAFPDSLTRAATKRLEKLGVNVLCNLAVMSVNQKVIELKNAAGDAMVHPCDLAIWSGGVAPVSVIKSLGLPLDPKGRILVDPMFAVKGKKNVYCAGDCASLMNPLSNSVEPMTAQSGVAQAKWIAKNLIAQLTGRSMTAYPFRARWDSLIAVGGTYGVGYVFGLSIKGPLAFYLRRLVDGRYFFSILPWPYALRKWLKGIVLYNKND